In a single window of the Coffea eugenioides isolate CCC68of chromosome 3, Ceug_1.0, whole genome shotgun sequence genome:
- the LOC113766676 gene encoding basic 7S globulin-like has protein sequence MAFSDTTFVNLSIFMLLLASSVSAQSSFRPPALVLPVRKDASTLQYVTKINQRTPSVSLNLVLDLGGQFLWVDCDKNYISSTYRPVRCRSAQCSLAGNDGCGNCTNGPKPGCNTNTCVVFPDNTVTHTATGGEVAQDSLTAASTDGSNPGRSVTVPQFIFGCGSTFLLKGLASGTVGMAGLGRARIGLPSQLSAAFSFHKKFAICLSTSYTVDGVVFFGDGPYNFLPNVEAAGFLQYTPLFINPVSTAGVSSQGEPSDEYFIGVKSIRVGDKAVKLNNTLLTIDRQGYGGTKISTVNPYTVLETSIFKAVTNAFISEAAARNISRVAGVAPFEVCFSSENVLGTRLGASVPYIDLVLQGQNVVWTITGSNSMVYVNDNVLCLGFVDGGLNPRTSIVIGGYQLEDLLLQFDLATSRLGFTSTLLGAQTTCSNFNFTSTA, from the coding sequence ATGGCTTTTTCCGACACTACATTTGTCAATTTATCCATTTTCATGCTGCTTTTGGCTTCAAGTGTTTCAGCTCAGAGCTCATTTCGCCCACCTGCTCTAGTTCTTCCGGTCCGAAAGGATGCTTCCACTTTGCAATATGTGACCAAAATCAACCAAAGAACACCCTCAGTTTCCCTGAACCTGGTTCTTGATCTTGGAGGCCAATTCTTGTGGGTTGATTGTGacaaaaattacatatcatcTACGTACCGCCCGGTTAGATGCCGCAGTGCCCAGTGCTCACTAGCTGGGAATGATGGGTGTGGAAATTGTACCAATGGGCCTAAGCCAGGGTGCAACACTAACACCTGCGTCGTTTTCCCTGACAACACCGTCACTCATACTGCCACCGGGGGAGAGGTAGCTCAGGATTCTCTCACCGCAGCATCAACCGATGGCTCGAATCCAGGTCGATCCGTCACGGTTCCTCAGTTCATTTTCGGATGTGGCTCTACTTTTCTGTTGAAAGGACTTGCCAGTGGTACAGTTGGCATGGCTGGACTTGGCCGGGCTAGAATTGGACTGCCATCCCAGTTGTCTGCTGCCTTCAGTTTCCATAAAAAGTTTGCAATTTGCCTATCAACTTCATACACGGTTGATGGTGTTGTCTTTTTCGGTGATGGCCCttacaattttcttccaaatgtTGAGGCAGCCGGGTTTTTGCAATACACCCCGCTTTTCATCAATCCAGTGAGCACTGCTGGAGTTTCCAGCCAGGGCGAGCCCTCGGACGAGTACTTCATTGGAGTTAAATCTATCAGGGTGGGCGACAAGGCTGTGAAATTGAACAACACATTGCTGACCATTGATAGACAAGGCTACGGCGGAACGAAGATCAGCACTGTCAATCCTTACACTGTACTGGAGACTTCCATCTTTAAAGCAGTCACCAATGCCTTTATTAGTGAAGCTGCAGCAAGGAATATCAGTAGAGTTGCTGGTGTAGCACCCTTTGAGGTGTGTTTCAGCTCAGAGAATGTTCTTGGCACAAGACTTGGTGCATCAGTTCCATACATTGATCTTGTTTTGCAGGGTCAAAACGTGGTTTGGACCATCACTGGTTCAAACTCCATGGTTTATGTGAATGATAATGTTCTGTGCCTTGGATTTGTTGACGGCGGATTGAATCCCAGAACCTCAATTGTGATTGGTGGTTATCAGTTGGAAGATTTACTCTTGCAATTTGATTTGGCAACTTCAAGACTGGGCTTCACCTCAACGCTTTTGGGCGCTCAAACCACATGCTCCAACTTTAACTTCACGTCCACAGCCTAA